A genomic region of Catalinimonas niigatensis contains the following coding sequences:
- the tatC gene encoding twin-arginine translocase subunit TatC has translation MSFLDHLEELRWHIIRSFGAILVFGIAAFLMKDFVWGVLILGPTKPDFWTYEMFCKVSSALGSDAFCIDEMPFIIQSRKMTGQFSMHIVSSVVIGLIVAFPYAFWEIWRFVSPGLYDNERKLSRGAVFFVSLLFSLGVLFGYFLVTPISVNFLGNYQVDETILNEFDITSYVSIVITLVLACGLLFQLPIVVYFLSKAGVISPEALVKYRKHAIVVILIIAALVTPPDPITQLLVTFPLLLLYQVSIYISRVVVRKREEKMAEEEAQSSL, from the coding sequence ATGTCTTTTCTGGATCATCTGGAAGAATTACGGTGGCATATCATCCGTTCCTTTGGAGCCATCCTTGTTTTTGGCATAGCTGCTTTTTTGATGAAAGATTTTGTTTGGGGCGTTCTTATTCTGGGGCCTACCAAGCCTGATTTCTGGACTTATGAGATGTTTTGTAAAGTGAGTTCCGCTCTTGGGTCAGATGCTTTTTGTATTGATGAGATGCCGTTTATCATACAAAGTCGAAAAATGACCGGTCAGTTTTCTATGCATATCGTTTCTTCCGTGGTAATTGGGCTGATTGTCGCTTTCCCCTATGCTTTCTGGGAAATCTGGCGTTTTGTGAGTCCGGGACTATATGATAATGAACGCAAACTAAGCCGGGGTGCAGTGTTTTTTGTAAGCCTTTTATTTTCGTTAGGTGTCCTCTTCGGTTATTTTCTGGTTACTCCTATTTCAGTCAACTTTCTGGGTAATTATCAGGTAGATGAAACCATTCTGAATGAGTTTGATATCACTTCTTATGTATCTATTGTAATTACGCTTGTACTGGCTTGCGGGCTGTTATTCCAGTTACCCATTGTTGTCTACTTCCTCTCTAAAGCAGGAGTCATTTCTCCGGAAGCACTGGTCAAGTATCGCAAGCATGCCATCGTTGTTATTTTGATTATTGCTGCTCTGGTTACTCCTCCTGATCCTATCACTCAACTCCTGGTGACTTTTCCATTGTTATTGTTGTATCAGGTGAGTATTTATATATCCAGAGTAGTGGTGAGAAAGCGAGAGGAAAAGATGGCTGAAGAGGAAGCTCAGAGTAGTCTTTAA
- a CDS encoding serine hydroxymethyltransferase has protein sequence MQRDQEIFDLIQQEKERQQRGIELIASENFTSPQVMEAMGSVLTNKYAEGLPGKRYYGGCEIVDEIEQLAIDRAKELFGASWANVQPHSGAQANAAVMLAVLKPGDKILGFDLSHGGHLTHGSPVNFSGKLYQPFFYGVEKESGLIDWDKVEATALKEKPKLIICGASAYSRDWDYARLRAIADKIGAFLLADISHPAALIARGMLNDPLPYCHFVTTTTHKTLRGPRGGLIMMGQDFDNPFGVKLKDTIRPMSALMDMAVFPGTQGGPLEHVIAAKAVAFKEALSDEFMEYVVQVAKNAKVMAKAFMDRGYHVISGGTDNHEMLIDLRSKDITGKLAENVLGEADITVNKNMVPFDDKSPFVTSGIRTGTPAVTTRGMKEAEMQSIVALMDVVLSNPEDKERIAEVKQEVNDLMKRFPLYSSLEKVSG, from the coding sequence ATGCAAAGAGACCAAGAGATCTTCGACCTTATCCAGCAAGAGAAAGAAAGACAGCAGCGAGGCATAGAACTGATTGCCTCCGAAAATTTTACTTCTCCTCAGGTCATGGAAGCTATGGGAAGTGTCCTGACAAACAAATACGCAGAAGGGCTACCCGGCAAACGTTATTATGGTGGCTGCGAAATAGTAGACGAGATTGAGCAATTAGCCATTGATCGTGCCAAAGAACTATTTGGAGCCAGTTGGGCAAATGTGCAGCCGCATTCCGGCGCACAGGCCAATGCAGCAGTGATGCTGGCAGTGTTGAAGCCAGGAGATAAAATACTGGGTTTTGACCTCTCGCATGGCGGCCACCTGACGCATGGCTCGCCAGTTAACTTTTCTGGTAAACTTTACCAGCCGTTCTTCTACGGTGTAGAGAAAGAAAGCGGTTTGATAGACTGGGATAAAGTAGAAGCTACTGCCTTAAAAGAAAAGCCCAAATTGATTATTTGTGGAGCATCAGCTTATAGCCGTGACTGGGATTATGCGCGCTTGAGAGCCATTGCAGATAAGATAGGTGCTTTCTTGTTAGCAGATATTTCACATCCGGCAGCACTGATTGCCCGTGGCATGTTGAATGATCCTCTACCCTATTGCCATTTCGTGACCACTACGACCCACAAAACACTTCGTGGTCCCCGTGGAGGGCTGATCATGATGGGTCAGGATTTTGATAATCCTTTTGGCGTAAAGTTGAAAGATACGATTCGCCCGATGTCTGCATTGATGGATATGGCGGTATTCCCTGGTACGCAGGGCGGGCCACTGGAGCATGTAATTGCAGCCAAAGCTGTGGCCTTCAAAGAAGCCCTTTCTGATGAGTTTATGGAATATGTAGTGCAGGTGGCAAAGAATGCCAAAGTGATGGCCAAAGCTTTCATGGACAGAGGCTACCACGTAATTTCCGGCGGTACCGATAACCATGAGATGCTGATTGACCTGCGGTCTAAAGATATTACCGGTAAACTGGCTGAGAATGTATTGGGGGAAGCCGATATTACGGTCAACAAAAATATGGTGCCTTTTGATGATAAATCTCCTTTCGTTACTTCAGGAATCCGTACCGGCACCCCTGCTGTTACTACCAGAGGAATGAAAGAAGCTGAGATGCAATCCATTGTAGCCCTTATGGACGTAGTATTAAGTAATCCTGAGGATAAAGAAAGGATAGCAGAAGTAAAGCAAGAAGTAAATGATTTGATGAAGCGTTTTCCTTTATACAGTAGTTTAGAAAAAGTAAGTGGATAA
- the pheA gene encoding prephenate dehydratase, whose translation MSKLTLDDLRKKIDQIDNQMLELLNERMDVVRKVGELKRSTNAIIYRPEREKAILDRLNRLNKGMLNTQAIEAIFLEIFAVSRNIELPERIAYLGPSGSFSHQAAESRFGAMSQYMAISSIKAIFETVNTGMARFGVVPIENNQEGMVPETADNLAKYDLHIVAEVPMAIHFAFASKTDHLHQIKRIYSKDIAFRQCRNFIENVVSNPEVELIPVDSTSKAARMAFSEPDSAAICSHIAAQDHHVPILFENIEDSGDNQTRFFILSKDFINQPSGNDKTSILVKLAHSDEPGSLANFLQEFDREKINMTKIESRPAKKGRTFKYWFFIDFEGHFYDEKVQRIVEKYKSEVKWLGSYVKLV comes from the coding sequence ATGAGTAAGCTAACCTTAGACGATCTGAGAAAAAAAATTGACCAGATTGATAACCAAATGCTTGAACTTCTCAACGAACGTATGGATGTAGTACGTAAAGTAGGAGAACTTAAGCGATCTACCAATGCAATCATCTACCGTCCGGAAAGAGAAAAGGCAATTCTGGATCGCCTAAACAGACTTAACAAGGGTATGCTCAATACCCAGGCCATAGAAGCGATCTTTCTGGAAATTTTTGCCGTTAGCCGTAATATTGAACTTCCGGAACGTATTGCTTATCTGGGGCCCAGTGGTAGTTTCTCTCATCAGGCAGCTGAAAGCCGCTTTGGTGCTATGAGCCAGTATATGGCGATCAGCAGTATCAAGGCAATTTTTGAAACGGTGAACACCGGCATGGCCCGTTTTGGGGTAGTTCCTATTGAAAATAACCAGGAAGGCATGGTGCCTGAAACAGCCGACAACCTGGCCAAATACGATCTGCACATTGTGGCTGAAGTACCTATGGCGATCCACTTTGCCTTTGCCAGCAAAACCGATCATCTGCATCAGATCAAAAGAATTTACTCTAAAGACATTGCTTTTCGCCAGTGCCGCAATTTTATTGAAAATGTTGTTAGCAACCCTGAGGTTGAGCTTATCCCTGTAGACTCTACTTCTAAGGCTGCCCGAATGGCTTTCAGTGAGCCGGATAGCGCAGCCATCTGCTCGCATATCGCTGCTCAGGACCATCATGTACCCATTCTGTTTGAGAATATAGAAGATTCCGGTGATAATCAGACGCGTTTCTTTATCCTGAGCAAGGATTTTATCAATCAACCCAGCGGTAATGATAAAACTTCTATTCTGGTGAAACTTGCCCATTCGGATGAGCCAGGTAGCCTGGCCAATTTTCTACAGGAGTTTGACCGCGAAAAGATCAACATGACCAAAATTGAAAGCCGCCCCGCCAAGAAAGGCCGTACTTTCAAGTACTGGTTTTTTATCGACTTTGAAGGACACTTTTATGACGAAAAAGTGCAAAGAATTGTAGAAAAATATAAATCAGAAGTGAAGTGGCTAGGGAGTTATGTGAAGTTGGTGTAG
- the hemH gene encoding ferrochelatase codes for MNKPHDKVGVLLVNLGTPDSSSTGDVRRYLREFLMDKRVVDYPLIPRWMLVNLIIAPFRAPKSAKEYRKLWQERGSPLKFYGEDVTALLQKELGDRYVVKLAMRYQNPSIQSVLKEMQDEMVSSIICIPLFPQYASATNGSVIDRVMEITRTWQVIPEIKFISQFPDHPLFIEAHAERAQKILETQEYDHFLFSYHGVPVSQIKKASYGDYCQTGSCCNKYGKRNQYCYRAQCFHTSRVLAKKLGIPEDKYTVSFQSRLGPVPWIRPYTDEVLQEFAKEGKKKILVFSPAFVADCLETTLEVGEEYKHQFLEAGGERWDLVESLNDHPLWIECLKDLVSQNNAIHTTSEEKIPKIKTSEPIDSSIDKQRL; via the coding sequence ATGAATAAGCCTCATGATAAAGTAGGGGTGCTGCTGGTCAACCTTGGCACACCCGATAGTTCGAGTACAGGCGATGTACGTCGTTATCTCCGTGAATTTCTGATGGACAAGCGCGTGGTAGATTATCCGCTGATTCCCCGCTGGATGCTGGTCAACCTGATCATTGCACCCTTCAGAGCACCCAAATCTGCCAAAGAATACCGTAAGCTATGGCAGGAACGTGGCTCTCCTCTCAAATTTTATGGAGAAGATGTGACAGCGCTTTTACAAAAAGAATTGGGTGACCGTTATGTGGTGAAGCTTGCCATGCGTTATCAGAATCCAAGTATCCAGAGTGTACTCAAAGAAATGCAGGATGAGATGGTAAGCAGCATCATCTGCATTCCGCTTTTTCCGCAATATGCTTCTGCTACCAATGGCTCAGTCATTGACAGGGTGATGGAAATTACCCGCACCTGGCAGGTGATTCCCGAGATTAAATTTATCAGCCAGTTCCCGGATCATCCTTTGTTCATTGAGGCACATGCCGAGCGGGCTCAAAAAATCCTGGAAACACAGGAGTACGACCATTTTTTGTTCAGCTACCATGGTGTGCCGGTAAGTCAGATTAAAAAAGCTTCTTATGGAGACTACTGTCAGACAGGTTCCTGTTGCAATAAGTATGGCAAACGTAACCAGTATTGTTACCGTGCCCAGTGTTTTCATACCTCACGGGTATTGGCTAAAAAGTTGGGTATTCCTGAAGATAAGTATACGGTTTCCTTCCAGTCGCGACTGGGCCCTGTGCCCTGGATACGCCCTTACACAGACGAGGTATTGCAAGAATTTGCCAAAGAAGGCAAGAAAAAAATATTGGTGTTCTCTCCTGCTTTTGTGGCGGACTGCCTGGAAACTACCCTGGAAGTAGGAGAAGAATATAAGCATCAATTTCTGGAAGCCGGTGGAGAGCGCTGGGATCTGGTAGAAAGCCTGAATGATCATCCGCTTTGGATTGAATGTTTGAAAGATTTAGTATCACAAAACAATGCAATTCATACTACTTCGGAAGAAAAAATACCTAAGATAAAAACCTCAGAGCCTATTGATAGTTCTATAGACAAACAAAGGCTATAG
- a CDS encoding DUF4286 family protein, with translation MIQYNHTVNIEMSVEADWLKWMKEEQIPNILATGMFMQARIFRLLDIEESAGTATYAVQMLAETKEHLDIFQMKYEPMLDQAHKTRYGNQSVSFRTLMKEV, from the coding sequence ATGATACAATACAATCATACCGTAAACATAGAAATGAGTGTGGAAGCCGACTGGCTAAAATGGATGAAAGAAGAGCAAATCCCTAATATCCTGGCAACAGGTATGTTTATGCAGGCCCGCATATTCCGCTTGCTGGATATTGAAGAATCTGCCGGAACAGCTACTTATGCCGTGCAAATGCTGGCTGAAACCAAAGAGCATCTGGATATTTTTCAAATGAAATATGAGCCTATGCTAGATCAGGCGCATAAAACCCGCTACGGCAATCAATCCGTCAGTTTTCGTACGCTGATGAAAGAAGTATGA
- a CDS encoding DUF4230 domain-containing protein: MGKRRRNTGNFLLLIGLLVVSACQQDQRGLVVGKIQNASDLATTEFTVDKIVHGTKTKKLSWFIKLSEARFLAYSQAKIKSGIDLSKINADDIEIEDKRITLSLPPVKVINFSYPPSSFVEDSLISDTRAFLNTISIEDQEEFFRQAELDIRSNLAYMGIVETTQEHTRTLLVQLLKALGYEEIYISFKSDELLIDQVNLLPAEEDTASDD; the protein is encoded by the coding sequence ATGGGAAAGAGAAGACGAAATACCGGGAATTTTCTGCTGCTGATCGGACTGCTGGTAGTGAGTGCCTGTCAGCAGGACCAGCGGGGGTTGGTAGTGGGTAAAATACAGAATGCCAGTGACTTAGCCACGACGGAGTTTACTGTAGACAAAATTGTGCATGGTACCAAAACCAAGAAGCTATCGTGGTTTATCAAGCTGAGTGAAGCCCGCTTTCTGGCTTATTCACAGGCAAAAATTAAATCAGGTATCGATCTGAGTAAAATCAATGCGGATGATATTGAGATAGAAGATAAGCGCATCACCCTGAGCTTACCTCCGGTCAAAGTAATCAATTTTTCTTATCCACCTTCCAGCTTTGTGGAAGACTCCCTGATCTCCGATACCAGGGCTTTTTTGAATACCATCAGCATCGAGGATCAGGAAGAATTCTTCCGGCAGGCAGAATTGGACATCCGCAGCAATCTGGCGTACATGGGCATCGTAGAAACCACGCAGGAACACACGCGTACTTTGCTGGTGCAACTGCTCAAAGCATTGGGTTATGAAGAAATTTACATTTCTTTTAAAAGTGATGAACTGTTGATTGATCAGGTAAACCTGCTTCCGGCAGAAGAAGATACTGCAAGTGATGATTAG
- a CDS encoding N-acetylmuramidase domain-containing protein codes for MKASSKILWIHVGFITIITLAVIVFILWGIDGATYVFPIGMVVIIGLSLIYAAVFKYIHTEIKGKSESGNPYHKFFFAGTGVLTLLLTALGLLGGLFVYIEHGNLFQAVGLVVSIIWIAVFLRYFMWAVYNFNINYGLTDKDWDKIFEAREMAKMGYPVNPEDAKGPDKNPYRSQTFGLPPGTVRGMIAFTLLFGGLSLLIVSFGSEYTANELALVRQQFEFFETAFLMMIAFYFGDKSLRYLQKRWSPPASNSSSEKQQSDAFTNQLEEDDDAFIDEERDFSRMESDEKPTSLANLRKTLSLKAPEEANEPKSMFVQIRDNLFSKVLSDEEIEKALVYLQEETGIKLAMPVVKAIVEVESSGRGHLPDGRPKILFEGHKFWYWLKASGKDPQTFQKDYPHILYEKWTTKHYKGGTGEFTRLEEAKKLDPKAAVYAASWGLFQILGENLEHNIKGRINPKKVAEGNSYFYTDFQDFEQKQAASEYYHFLDFLDFIKTKTARGKRLIEYISEDNHGNYDWATFAYGYNGRGYKENKYDIRLKAAYEKYRSVEVISVKTLTTGLVPIIDAGHGGIKDGKYTTATSTGKRYTFSDGTQIYEGEINRKIGRFLIELLDETGIPYHNLTVDTVEDIPLKERVAQANALCAQYPNCYFLSIHSNAASTVLEGEGNQARGFEVWTSVGQTKSDELASIAAKWYKHDFPEFKFRQDMSDDDEDMEKKDERETFYVLRKTKCPAFLVENLFYDNRLEAQFLLSSEGQRRIARCLFNTVKEIHQKFRV; via the coding sequence ATGAAAGCCTCTTCAAAAATTCTATGGATTCATGTCGGATTCATCACCATAATCACACTGGCTGTCATCGTCTTTATCTTATGGGGTATAGATGGCGCTACCTATGTCTTTCCTATAGGCATGGTCGTGATCATTGGTTTAAGCTTAATCTATGCCGCAGTTTTTAAGTACATTCATACAGAGATTAAAGGGAAATCAGAAAGCGGTAATCCCTACCATAAATTCTTCTTTGCCGGCACGGGCGTCCTTACCTTATTGCTGACGGCATTAGGTCTGTTGGGTGGTTTGTTTGTTTACATAGAACATGGAAATCTCTTTCAGGCAGTGGGCCTGGTGGTTTCCATTATCTGGATCGCCGTATTTCTGAGGTATTTCATGTGGGCGGTGTATAATTTTAACATCAACTACGGGCTCACCGACAAAGACTGGGATAAGATTTTTGAGGCGCGTGAAATGGCAAAGATGGGGTATCCGGTGAACCCCGAAGATGCCAAGGGTCCCGACAAAAACCCTTACCGCAGCCAGACCTTCGGTTTACCGCCGGGTACCGTTCGGGGGATGATAGCCTTTACCTTACTTTTCGGTGGTCTTTCTTTATTGATTGTAAGCTTCGGAAGTGAATATACTGCCAACGAACTGGCGCTGGTAAGGCAACAGTTTGAGTTTTTTGAGACTGCCTTTCTGATGATGATCGCATTTTATTTTGGTGACAAATCGTTAAGATATCTCCAGAAACGATGGAGCCCTCCTGCTTCCAACTCTTCTTCAGAAAAACAGCAGTCCGACGCATTTACCAATCAACTTGAGGAAGATGATGATGCTTTTATCGATGAGGAAAGGGATTTCTCACGGATGGAAAGTGATGAAAAACCCACTTCTTTGGCCAACCTACGAAAAACATTGTCTCTGAAAGCTCCTGAAGAAGCCAATGAGCCAAAAAGTATGTTTGTTCAGATCAGGGATAATCTGTTCAGTAAGGTGCTTAGTGATGAAGAAATTGAGAAAGCATTGGTTTACCTGCAGGAAGAGACGGGGATCAAGCTGGCTATGCCGGTAGTGAAAGCCATTGTTGAGGTAGAATCCTCAGGTAGAGGGCATCTTCCGGATGGGCGTCCCAAAATCCTTTTTGAAGGACATAAATTCTGGTATTGGCTGAAAGCATCCGGCAAAGACCCACAAACGTTTCAAAAAGATTATCCCCATATCCTTTATGAAAAATGGACCACCAAGCATTATAAAGGAGGTACTGGCGAGTTTACCCGCCTGGAGGAGGCCAAAAAATTAGATCCTAAAGCTGCAGTTTACGCTGCCTCCTGGGGCTTATTCCAGATCCTGGGCGAAAATCTGGAGCATAACATCAAAGGAAGAATTAATCCAAAAAAAGTAGCCGAAGGAAACTCTTATTTCTACACTGATTTTCAGGATTTTGAGCAAAAACAAGCTGCTTCAGAGTACTATCATTTCCTCGACTTCCTGGATTTTATTAAGACCAAAACGGCCAGAGGCAAACGCCTCATAGAATATATCTCTGAGGATAATCATGGTAACTATGACTGGGCTACTTTTGCTTATGGCTACAATGGCAGAGGCTACAAAGAGAATAAATATGATATCAGGCTAAAGGCTGCTTACGAAAAATATAGGTCAGTTGAAGTCATATCCGTCAAAACGCTCACTACCGGCTTGGTTCCAATCATAGATGCCGGACATGGAGGCATCAAAGATGGAAAATACACTACTGCTACTTCTACGGGAAAACGATATACATTTTCGGATGGTACGCAGATTTATGAAGGAGAGATCAATCGTAAGATCGGAAGGTTTTTGATTGAGTTGCTGGATGAGACAGGTATTCCCTACCACAATCTGACAGTAGATACGGTAGAAGACATCCCTCTGAAGGAAAGGGTAGCACAGGCCAATGCCCTGTGTGCCCAATACCCAAACTGTTATTTTCTCTCTATTCATAGCAACGCTGCCAGTACAGTGCTGGAAGGTGAGGGAAACCAGGCACGAGGCTTTGAGGTCTGGACCAGCGTAGGACAAACCAAAAGCGATGAACTGGCCAGCATTGCTGCCAAATGGTATAAGCATGATTTTCCCGAATTCAAATTCAGGCAGGACATGAGCGATGATGATGAAGACATGGAAAAAAAGGATGAGCGAGAGACTTTCTATGTGTTGCGAAAAACCAAGTGTCCAGCTTTTCTGGTAGAGAATCTGTTTTATGATAACCGGCTGGAAGCGCAGTTTCTACTGAGTTCGGAAGGGCAGCGAAGAATCGCTCGCTGTCTCTTCAATACTGTTAAGGAAATTCATCAAAAATTCAGAGTCTGA
- a CDS encoding DUF5675 family protein — protein sequence MARLAALLFIALLTIAILLFLTNPELLEEVWLWIIGFIGYIIALLQKGFQSISSLFRGDEKKDTAANLPPTPQKTAPSIPASPQPDQLQQKIMQLEQQLNAQDESYTALSASTLTVLRYLDDGESTLGLLFIRKKFFAYTLEDTFRKEKVAGETRVPEGIYPLNFNESLSPLTIKYRASRPWFDFHLEIKNIPGFKNVYLHVGNTHVDTEGCLLIADGINASSPTKMITQSRLAYERFYKTISALLKSGEEVKINIIDEDWFERSKLQTTL from the coding sequence TTGGCACGCCTTGCGGCATTATTGTTTATAGCGCTTCTCACGATCGCTATTTTGCTATTTCTCACCAATCCTGAGTTGCTGGAAGAGGTTTGGTTGTGGATCATAGGTTTTATTGGCTACATCATCGCGCTGCTGCAAAAAGGCTTTCAGTCCATCAGTAGTTTGTTTCGTGGGGATGAAAAAAAAGATACTGCTGCAAACTTGCCACCTACCCCTCAGAAGACCGCTCCTTCCATACCGGCTTCACCCCAACCAGATCAGCTGCAACAAAAAATCATGCAACTTGAACAGCAACTGAATGCTCAGGATGAAAGTTATACCGCTCTGTCTGCCAGTACTTTAACTGTACTGCGGTACCTTGATGATGGGGAGTCTACCCTGGGCCTGTTGTTCATACGCAAAAAGTTCTTCGCCTACACCCTGGAAGACACTTTTCGGAAAGAAAAAGTGGCTGGAGAAACCCGCGTTCCAGAAGGTATTTACCCACTAAATTTTAACGAATCCCTCAGCCCACTCACCATTAAATACAGGGCGTCTCGTCCCTGGTTTGATTTTCATCTGGAAATCAAAAATATACCGGGCTTCAAGAATGTCTACTTACACGTAGGCAATACACATGTGGATACCGAAGGATGTTTACTAATTGCCGATGGCATCAATGCCTCCAGTCCTACAAAGATGATTACCCAATCCAGACTAGCTTACGAAAGATTTTATAAAACCATCAGTGCATTGCTCAAATCAGGTGAAGAGGTGAAGATCAACATCATAGATGAAGACTGGTTTGAGCGCAGTAAACTCCAAACAACACTATGA
- a CDS encoding HD domain-containing protein → MKEVLADAEGGHDWWHIYRVWNLSKHIAQTENVDMFVVELGALLHDIADAKFHGGDEAIGPRKARVFLSSLNVEETAITHVENIIANISFKGGKDPQKFKSSELDVIQDADRLDAMGAMGIARTFNYGGYKNREIYNPDIKPNLEMSREEYKQSTAPTINHFYEKLLLLKNRMNTPTGKRMAEHRHTFMEHFLDEFYKEWHGDT, encoded by the coding sequence GTGAAAGAGGTTTTAGCAGATGCAGAAGGCGGACATGACTGGTGGCACATATATCGGGTTTGGAATCTCTCAAAACACATAGCGCAAACTGAAAATGTTGACATGTTTGTGGTTGAGCTTGGTGCATTGCTTCATGATATCGCAGATGCTAAATTTCATGGAGGCGATGAGGCCATTGGCCCTCGTAAAGCAAGAGTATTTTTAAGCTCACTGAATGTTGAAGAAACTGCAATTACTCATGTTGAAAATATCATTGCCAACATTTCTTTTAAGGGAGGTAAAGACCCTCAGAAATTCAAATCATCCGAATTGGATGTGATACAGGATGCTGACCGGCTGGATGCCATGGGGGCAATGGGTATAGCGAGAACGTTTAATTATGGAGGCTACAAAAACAGGGAAATTTACAATCCTGACATCAAGCCTAATCTTGAGATGAGTCGCGAAGAATACAAGCAAAGCACTGCGCCCACCATTAACCATTTCTATGAAAAACTGCTGCTGCTCAAAAACAGGATGAACACCCCTACAGGAAAACGGATGGCAGAACACCGGCATACCTTTATGGAGCATTTTCTTGATGAGTTTTATAAAGAGTGGCATGGCGATACCTAG
- a CDS encoding PepSY-associated TM helix domain-containing protein, with product MMAKARERKFSWRKLFNDIHLWMGIGSGLILFLVCLSGTVYTFREEIEQLIEPEKYSIEIAENAEPMAAEAIIGQLQQKPGGIISSITIPYADDQPYKVSIRQSEEERRGTTYFVNPYNAQVLGTSDSPASGFFMFMFRMHRWLLLDSEIGRPIVGAATIIFVFLILSGLVLWFPKKLKNIKQGFKIKTSANWKRINHDLHNTLGFYSAILLLIMALTGLCWSFEWYREGLGNVLGAQVFGGRGSSGETLTSSLPAENASPLSVAELIHFSDEVLTYEGDYQISLPADAAGTVSISKNKIGFFAPSASDKLQLDQYSGEVLASEIFAEKPFNERIAASIKPLHMGYVYGTFSKILYFIACLIATSLPVTGTIIWINKLKKKAKKKERQKAVTT from the coding sequence ATGATGGCAAAAGCAAGGGAACGCAAATTTAGCTGGCGCAAACTTTTCAATGATATCCACCTCTGGATGGGAATAGGCAGTGGTCTCATCCTGTTTCTGGTCTGCCTGAGCGGTACAGTCTATACTTTTCGTGAGGAGATAGAACAACTGATTGAGCCTGAAAAATACAGTATAGAAATAGCAGAAAATGCTGAGCCTATGGCTGCTGAAGCTATCATCGGGCAACTCCAACAGAAGCCCGGAGGAATCATTTCGTCTATCACCATACCTTATGCGGATGATCAGCCCTATAAAGTAAGCATCAGGCAGTCAGAAGAAGAGCGCAGAGGAACCACTTATTTTGTCAATCCATATAACGCCCAGGTATTGGGGACTTCGGATAGCCCGGCTAGCGGTTTTTTCATGTTTATGTTCAGGATGCACCGCTGGCTGCTGCTGGATAGCGAGATAGGTCGCCCTATCGTAGGCGCTGCTACCATCATTTTTGTATTCCTGATCTTGAGCGGGCTGGTGCTGTGGTTTCCTAAAAAGCTAAAGAACATCAAGCAGGGATTTAAAATCAAGACATCGGCCAACTGGAAGAGGATCAACCATGATCTGCATAATACCTTAGGTTTTTATTCAGCGATCCTGCTTCTCATTATGGCCCTCACCGGCCTTTGCTGGTCGTTTGAGTGGTATCGCGAAGGACTGGGCAATGTACTGGGTGCTCAAGTCTTTGGAGGCAGAGGAAGTAGTGGAGAGACATTAACTTCAAGCCTTCCTGCTGAAAACGCCTCTCCTTTGTCGGTAGCTGAACTTATCCACTTTAGCGACGAAGTGCTGACTTATGAAGGTGATTACCAGATTTCACTGCCGGCAGATGCTGCGGGAACGGTATCAATCTCTAAAAACAAAATCGGTTTTTTTGCTCCATCAGCTTCAGATAAGTTGCAACTGGATCAATATAGCGGAGAAGTTTTGGCGAGTGAAATTTTTGCAGAGAAGCCATTCAATGAAAGAATTGCTGCTTCCATCAAGCCTTTACATATGGGCTATGTGTACGGTACTTTTTCTAAAATACTCTATTTCATCGCCTGCCTGATCGCGACCTCTTTACCCGTAACCGGAACGATTATCTGGATCAATAAACTGAAGAAGAAGGCTAAGAAAAAAGAGAGGCAAAAAGCCGTAACCACTTGA